A region of the Scatophagus argus isolate fScaArg1 chromosome 6, fScaArg1.pri, whole genome shotgun sequence genome:
AGCGTTTTCACAGAGCCATCATTGGCCAAAAAGGGGAGAAGATAAAAGAAGTGCGCGACAAATTCCCAGAGGTAAACAGTCAGCTGGTAAATGGTGACAGTTTTGTCTGTATTAATCCCATTAACACACTGTGCTTTAAATACTCTAATGATATTTGTTCCAGGTCATCATCAATTTCCCCGACCCCGCACAAAAAAGCGACATCGTTCAACTTAGGGGCCCTCGAACTGAGGTGGAAAAATGTGCAAAGTTTATGCAAAAGATAGTGGCTGAAATGGTAAATCTTTACATTACAGTTATCCTGGATACTTTTCAGATAGTAAAGATTGTTTAGTTTGGCATCCTTAACTATGTTAGTTAACTTTAAGTGATTCTTTTTGTCAGGTGGAGAACAGCTTCTCCGTCTCAGTCCCCATCTTTAAGCAGTTTCACAGAAACATAATTGGAAAAGGAGGATCGAATATCAAGAAGGtactgtttatttaaatgacaATTTCTGTATTGAATGAGGTCTTCAGGCTGTCAAGGTTTGATTTGaccatttttcttttgccatACAGATTCGAGAAGAAACTAACACAAAAATTGACCTGCCTGCTGAGAACAGCAACTCAGAGATGATAGTCATCACTGGAAAGAAGGCAAACTGTGAGGCTGCACGGAATCGCATCTTGGCCATTCAGAAGGAGCTGGTAAGCATATTAGTCTCTTGAAATCTCATGCTGATGGGTTgacatctcacacacatgccTAATTaatgtcacattgttttcaggCAAACATCACAGAAGTGGAGGTATCCATTCCCTCCAAGCTGCACAACTCTTTGATTGGCTCAAAGGGCCGTTTTGTTCGCTCAATCATGGAGGAGTGTGGTGGCGTGCACATCCACTTCCCAACTGAGGGCTCAGGGATTGATAAAGTCACCATCCGAGGCCCTgtagaggaggtggagaaagcCAAGCAACAGCTGCTTGCTTTGGCAGAGGAGAAGGTTTGTAGAAATGTCTCTAAtagtgatttaaaaaatgaacttaTGCTGACCCTTATAAACTGTGAGTGATTTGACACAAACATAAAGGAAGGGGTAAAATGGCAAAGAACTGCCTCATTCGTCATACATCATCTCATGCTGAGAACTTCTTTCAGTGTTCTTTCAGCTGTCAGAATAAATGGCAAGCTTGTGCATGGCCAGTGTCGGATACTGACGCTGAAATTTGTTTTGGTTGCTTCAGTTTTCTTAAGATTAGATCATGTTTAGCCCAtttgaaaacttaaaaacaggGTGTTTTGCATGTTAGTTGAGCATGAAAGGATTTACCATGTTCTCACTTCTTTGCTGTTATACGATCAGCTTTTGTGCTGACCTTTTAATTGAGGTTGAGTAATACATTTCTTGCAGTAGAAACTCATTTAGTAATATTTTCCCCAGCAAACAAAAAGCCACACTGCTGAGTTGCGTGCAAAGCCAGAATACCACAAGTTCCTCATTGGGAAAGGTGGTGGAAACATCCGCAAGGTTCGTGACAGCACTGGAGCCAGGATCATCTTCCCCACTGCAGAGGACAAAGACCAGGAGCTCATCACTGTGATTGGCACTGAAGAAGCAGTACAGGAGGCCCAGAAGGAGTTGGAGGAACTCATCAAGAGTTTGGTGAGCCTCAAAATTATATTGGAGTGGGACAAGGGAGGATAAGGCTTTGGTTCTCTAACAATTGCGTGAATATTCTGtatattttctcctctgttgcAGGACAACGTCATTGAGGATACTATGAATGTTGATCCAAAGCACCATCGCTACTTTGTGGCTCGCCGTGGTCAAGTCCTCCGGGACCTTGCTGATGAATATGGTGGTGTGATGGTGAGCTTCCCTCGAACAGGTTCTCAGAGCGAAAAGGTCACCCTCAAAGGAGCCAAAGAGTGCGTGGAAGCAGCAAAAAAGCGCATGCAGGAGATTGTTGAGGACTTGGTTAGTggagacagttttgttttgctctttattgtgtgtgttttccagaaAACCCCCATATTTGTGTCCAAATTGAACTCATTTGCCATTTAAACATGTTCTTTTCCAGGATGCTCAAGTGACTGTTGAGTGCGTGATTCCTCAGAAGTTCCACCGCTCTATCATGGGTCCCAAGGGCTCGCGGATCCAGCAGATCACTAGAGATCACAATGTACAGATAAAGTTCCCAGAACGTGAGGACCCTCAAGGTAAATGCATGATCAGCGTGTAGAATTGGGAATACAGACCTTTTGAATAAATTTCTTTTCTCATCAACCTTTGTTTGATGCATTCTTGTAGCAGCACCTCCCGCGGAAGCCGCTATTCAGGAGAATGGAGAGGCCAATGGAGAAATGAAGGAGCCTGTTGAGCCAAATGCACCTAAAAAGTGTGATGTGATAGTGATATCTGGTCGCAAAGAACGGTGTGAGGCTGCCGTGGAAGCACTGAAGGTATTCTCTCTAGATCCATGGTTCAGACCTTGATTAGAATTAAATGGGGGGGAAAAGCGGTCCTGAAAGATGGGACCATGACTCGAGGTTGTGGACATTGTACTGTGGCTTTGGTCTCACTTTCAAAATTGTTACACCTGTAGTGTGTATATGATATAAGTGTTGCTTTGTCCCCTAACTTTCTCTGTTCCTTAGGCTTTGGTTCCTGTCACTATTGAGGTGGAAGTGCCTTTTGAGCTTCATCGATACATCATTGGACAGAAAGGAAGTGGAATTCGCAAGATGATGGATGAATTTGAGGTGAGTGTTTCAGACTTAGCCTTGTAAACCCAGGGATGCACAAGGTTTTAAGTTTTCCTGCCAATTCACCATGACCTCACCGTTTCCCTCCAGGTTAATATTCAAGTGCCTGCTCCTGACCAGCAGTCTGATAAAATCGCCATCACCGGCTTGGCCAATCACCTCGACCGCGCCAAAGAGGGCCTCTTGGAGCGCGTCAAAGAGCTGCAGGCCGAGCAGGAGGATCGGGTTAGTATTGTGTGGAGAACTTGTCTTTTCATAGCcagtttaagtgtgtgtgcatgtactggTATTTTGAAATGTCTCTGGACTCTCATAGAGGAGTTATCTTTGAGATTACTTTGACGGCCATCATCATTATAACCTGGAATGGAAAGAGCTTTATTAACTTTTCCAATGGTGGCTGCCGGTTTCACAAGTAGTGGTAGAagtgaaatgtgtttaaattcCCAGCATTCTAACCCAGAGCATTATTTCCATCTACTCCGCTACAGGCACTCAGGAGCTTCAAGCTGACCATCACTGTGGACCCAAAGTATCACCCCAAAATCATTGGCCGCAAGGGGGCCATTATAACAAACATCCGCACTGAGCATGACGTTAACATCCAGTTCCCAgaaaagaatgatgaaaatCAGGTATGGCACTTCTGCAGAACTCCGTCAGCACAGCAGGTGTTGCTAATTAATTGAGCTCATGCATGACAGGACTACATGAGAACACTCAAAGAATAATAGCTGCAAACAACTATAGCAGTTACTATCATAGAAGTTATTATGAGAGAATACgaccaatgttttttttttttcacacttttttctttgtctttccttttcttaACAGGATCAGATTACTATTACAGGGTATGAGCACAAAGCCATAGCAGCACGAGATGCCATCCAGGCTATTGTGGATGAGCTTGAAGAGATGATCTCTGAGGACATCACCCTGGACAGCAGGGTCCATGCCCGCATTATTGGAGCCCGTGGCAAGGGCATTCGCAAGATTATGGATGAGTTTAAGGTGAGGCTGCAGAGACTGGAGAGATTTTCTTATCatataaaacaacataacaatgTGCTTGCCCTGTGCTGCAGATGTGAGCTGGTTTGAAGGAAATGGCTTGAGACTCTTGTAAACCCATGAGTTCTCCACTTTTAGCACTCCACTTTCCTATGTGTCTGGAGGTGTTCAAGGTGGATTGCGGAGTCTTTTTTGTGTTATATGACTATATGACTTATCATCTTTTAGGTTGATCTCAGGTTTCCCCAGAGTGGAGCTGCAGACCCGAACCTCGTTACAGTCACAGGTCGTCCTGAGCTTGTGGATGAAGCCATTGACCACCTCCTCAATCTGGAAGAAGAATATGTAAGCTGATGCATGATGACTGTTGATTTTTTGCTGGAGATACATAGTATAGgaaatggttttaatgttttccttttaataatTAGTGctgtttttactttattgtgCCTGTTTGTTAGATGGTGGATGTTGTGGAGAACGAGGCAAAGATGGCTTACATGAGGCCTCCTGGGGGTAGCGCAGCTGCCGTGGATGAACAACGTGGCCCATCCAAAGGCTTTGTCGTGAGGGAGGCTCCCTGGACCACTGCCAATGAGAAGGTGAGCATATACCTAAAAACCTGATACTAAATTATAATTGTTCAcatcttcattttttaatccccccctttttttttttctacctttaGGCCCCTGACATGAGCAGCTCTGAAGATTTCCCCAGCTTTGGAGCCCCAGTGGCAGCCAAGACCTCTCCCTGGGGACCCAAGCGCTTCTAAGTTGTGCTGCTACAGGTGGGCCTAACCCTAACCGGACACAATCTTCCCCTTCATCATCCCCTTGTTGACCTGGACTGACCGCTGACCCTAAAAGTCTTCAGTTTTGAGAATGTCATCCTTCTCTGTCTACTTATTCTGGTCTACCCTTGCAGATTCATCAGTCTAAAAGTGCTTTCAGATCCTGTAATTGACTTGTGAGCTTTGTATCTTCATTA
Encoded here:
- the hdlbpa gene encoding high density lipoprotein binding protein a isoform X1, with the translated sequence MSSVAVLTQESFNEHRSGLLPEQSGAAVAGTNAGEEEEALPTYKDAFPPLPEKAASPEGTQETANAWTKIRPLKSSIITQVFHVPLEERKYKDINQFGEGDQAKVCVDIMHKTGAHLELSLAKDQGLSIMVSGKLDAVMKARKEIVSRLQTQASATVTIPKEHHRFVIGKNGEKLQELELKTATKIQIPRPDDPSNQIKISGTKEGLEKAKHEILLISAEQDKRAVERVNIDKVYHPFITGAYNKLVGEMMQETGARINVPPPSVNKTEIVITGEKEQVALAVAMIKKISEDKKKNATTIAVEVKKSQHKYVIGPKGNTLQEILDKTGVSVEIPPSDSSSETVILRGEPDRLGQALTEVYAKANSYTVSSVSAPSWLHRFIIGKKGQNLAKITQQMPKVHIEFTEGEDKITLEGPTKDVQMVQSQIEAIVTDLVSRMDYAEISVDPKFHRHLIGKGGVNINRIKELHKVTVRIPPDNEKSNLIRIEGDPQGVQEAKKELLELASRMENERTKDLIIEQRFHRAIIGQKGEKIKEVRDKFPEVIINFPDPAQKSDIVQLRGPRTEVEKCAKFMQKIVAEMVENSFSVSVPIFKQFHRNIIGKGGSNIKKIREETNTKIDLPAENSNSEMIVITGKKANCEAARNRILAIQKELANITEVEVSIPSKLHNSLIGSKGRFVRSIMEECGGVHIHFPTEGSGIDKVTIRGPVEEVEKAKQQLLALAEEKQTKSHTAELRAKPEYHKFLIGKGGGNIRKVRDSTGARIIFPTAEDKDQELITVIGTEEAVQEAQKELEELIKSLDNVIEDTMNVDPKHHRYFVARRGQVLRDLADEYGGVMVSFPRTGSQSEKVTLKGAKECVEAAKKRMQEIVEDLDAQVTVECVIPQKFHRSIMGPKGSRIQQITRDHNVQIKFPEREDPQAAPPAEAAIQENGEANGEMKEPVEPNAPKKCDVIVISGRKERCEAAVEALKALVPVTIEVEVPFELHRYIIGQKGSGIRKMMDEFEVNIQVPAPDQQSDKIAITGLANHLDRAKEGLLERVKELQAEQEDRALRSFKLTITVDPKYHPKIIGRKGAIITNIRTEHDVNIQFPEKNDENQDQITITGYEHKAIAARDAIQAIVDELEEMISEDITLDSRVHARIIGARGKGIRKIMDEFKVDLRFPQSGAADPNLVTVTGRPELVDEAIDHLLNLEEEYMVDVVENEAKMAYMRPPGGSAAAVDEQRGPSKGFVVREAPWTTANEKAPDMSSSEDFPSFGAPVAAKTSPWGPKRF
- the hdlbpa gene encoding high density lipoprotein binding protein a isoform X2 produces the protein MSSVAVLTQESFNEHRSGLLPEQSGAAVAGTNAGEEEEALPTYKDAFPPLPEKAASPEGTQETANAWTKIRPLKSSIITQVFHVPLEERKYKDINQFGEGDQAKVCVDIMHKTGAHLELSLAKDQGLSIMVSGKLDAVMKARKEIVSRLQTQASATVTIPKEHHRFVIGKNGEKLQELELKTATKIQIPRPDDPSNQIKISGTKEGLEKAKHEILLISAEQDKRAVERVNIDKVYHPFITGAYNKLVGEMMQETGARINVPPPSVNKTEIVITGEKEQVALAVAMIKKISEDKKKNATTIAVEVKKSQHKYVIGPKGNTLQEILDKTGVSVEIPPSDSSSETVILRGEPDRLGQALTEVYAKANSYTVSSVSAPSWLHRFIIGKKGQNLAKITQQMPKVHIEFTEGEDKITLEGPTKDVQMVQSQIEAIVTDLVSRMDYAEISVDPKFHRHLIGKGGVNINRIKELHKVTVRIPPDNEKSNLIRIEGDPQGVQEAKKELLELASRMENERTKDLIIEQRFHRAIIGQKGEKIKEVRDKFPEVIINFPDPAQKSDIVQLRGPRTEVEKCAKFMQKIVAEMVENSFSVSVPIFKQFHRNIIGKGGSNIKKIREETNTKIDLPAENSNSEMIVITGKKANCEAARNRILAIQKELANITEVEVSIPSKLHNSLIGSKGRFVRSIMEECGGVHIHFPTEGSGIDKVTIRGPVEEVEKAKQQLLALAEEKQTKSHTAELRAKPEYHKFLIGKGGGNIRKVRDSTGARIIFPTAEDKDQELITVIGTEEAVQEAQKELEELIKSLDNVIEDTMNVDPKHHRYFVARRGQVLRDLADEYGGVMVSFPRTGSQSEKVTLKGAKECVEAAKKRMQEIVEDLDAQVTVECVIPQKFHRSIMGPKGSRIQQITRDHNVQIKFPEREDPQAPPAEAAIQENGEANGEMKEPVEPNAPKKCDVIVISGRKERCEAAVEALKALVPVTIEVEVPFELHRYIIGQKGSGIRKMMDEFEVNIQVPAPDQQSDKIAITGLANHLDRAKEGLLERVKELQAEQEDRALRSFKLTITVDPKYHPKIIGRKGAIITNIRTEHDVNIQFPEKNDENQDQITITGYEHKAIAARDAIQAIVDELEEMISEDITLDSRVHARIIGARGKGIRKIMDEFKVDLRFPQSGAADPNLVTVTGRPELVDEAIDHLLNLEEEYMVDVVENEAKMAYMRPPGGSAAAVDEQRGPSKGFVVREAPWTTANEKAPDMSSSEDFPSFGAPVAAKTSPWGPKRF